ACAAACAAGAACAAGTTCTTTTGCAAATGCTTTTGCTGTTCTGAACCTTCCTACAAGAAAACCAACACCTGATGAGTCCATAAACGAAAGCTCTGAAATGTCTATCACAACTTTTTGAACTTCTGGACTTACAATTTTCATATCAAATCTGAGTCTGTATCTGTCTGCATTGTACTGGTCAAGCTCACCTTTTATCTTTAAAATCAGTGTTCCTTCCATAATGATTGCTTCAAAATCCATTTTATTGCACCTCAATTTGAAAGTTATATTATTTCTAATTCTATATTACCCCAAAAAACCCTTCAGTATTTTATGTAATATTTTGTCGAAATAGAATATTTTGTTTTTAAATAGAAAACAAAAAAACCTCACCAGCGTATTTGCTGATGAGGGTATTACATTCTTTTTGGAGCGGGTGATGGGAATCGAACCCACGCTGCCAGCTTGGAAGGCTGGTGTTCTACCATTGAACTACACCCGC
The DNA window shown above is from Caldicellulosiruptor owensensis OL and carries:
- a CDS encoding anti-sigma factor antagonist (This anti-anti-sigma factor, or anti-sigma factor antagonist, belongs to a family that includes characterized members SpoIIAA, RsbV, RsfA, and RsfB.), encoding MDFEAIIMEGTLILKIKGELDQYNADRYRLRFDMKIVSPEVQKVVIDISELSFMDSSGVGFLVGRFRTAKAFAKELVLVCNSNYINKLLSTCGIEKLIKKYTTIEEALS